In Vibrio sp. 10N, the following proteins share a genomic window:
- a CDS encoding gamma carbonic anhydrase family protein yields the protein MTSIRSYKGIAPQLDDSVYIDETSVIVGDVRLGKDASVWPLVSARGDVNHIEIGERTNIQDNSVLHVTHKNAENPNGYPLLIGSDVTIGHQVMLHGCIIKDRVLVGMGSIVLDGAVVESDVMIGAGSLVPPNKVLESGYLYVGSPVKQARPLTDKERAFLLRSANNYVQNKNDYMQDVKVIR from the coding sequence ATGACTTCAATTCGTAGTTACAAAGGCATTGCCCCACAGCTGGACGACTCTGTCTATATAGATGAAACCAGTGTGATTGTTGGCGATGTTCGACTTGGCAAAGACGCCAGTGTATGGCCACTCGTATCCGCGCGCGGGGATGTTAACCATATAGAGATTGGTGAGCGCACCAATATTCAGGACAATAGCGTATTGCACGTTACTCATAAAAACGCGGAGAACCCAAACGGCTACCCACTACTTATAGGCAGTGATGTCACTATTGGTCATCAGGTGATGCTGCATGGTTGCATCATTAAAGATAGAGTGCTTGTCGGTATGGGCAGTATTGTGCTCGATGGCGCTGTTGTTGAATCTGATGTGATGATTGGTGCCGGGTCGCTCGTGCCCCCCAACAAGGTTTTGGAAAGCGGTTATCTTTACGTGGGCAGCCCGGTAAAACAGGCTCGTCCTCTTACAGATAAAGAAAGAGCCTTTTTACTACGCTCTGCAAATAACTATGTACAAAACAAAAATGACTATATGCAGGATGTGAAAGTTATCCGTTAG
- a CDS encoding DUF1488 family protein encodes MNQSILFSDQLAWNQDLEMVEFHAQQAGMLIVCLVGLEKLAKLNASSEITKDKAFEWFEAVRFDLEEIAESLIEDEAFDAQGRIVID; translated from the coding sequence ATGAACCAGTCGATTCTGTTTTCAGACCAGCTTGCTTGGAATCAAGACTTAGAGATGGTCGAGTTTCATGCGCAGCAAGCGGGGATGTTGATCGTTTGTCTTGTTGGACTGGAAAAGCTCGCTAAGCTCAATGCTTCAAGTGAAATCACTAAGGATAAAGCGTTTGAGTGGTTTGAAGCCGTTCGCTTTGATCTAGAAGAAATAGCAGAAAGCCTCATCGAGGATGAGGCTTTTGATGCGCAAGGTCGTATTGTCATCGACTAA
- the aroE gene encoding shikimate dehydrogenase — MSKPDQYVVFGNPISQSKSPYIHTLFARQTSQNLEYGRQQPEPEAFKQAATAFFQSGGKGCNVTAPFKEDAFQFAGRLTERAKLAGAVNTLKKLDDGEIIGDNTDGEGLVQDLLQHQVQLEGASILVIGSGGAARGVLKPLLDQKPASITITNRTFEKAQQLAELFEPFGSISAVPMQDVSRSYDVVINSSSTSLYKQLPEISSVIFADHTVSYDMTYGQGLTTFNQWAKDSGARFAYDGLGMLVGQAAESFMLWRGLRPGTKQILRELRKNLEG; from the coding sequence ATGAGCAAGCCCGATCAGTACGTGGTATTTGGTAACCCTATCTCACAGAGTAAGTCACCGTATATTCATACTCTCTTCGCACGACAAACCTCGCAAAACTTAGAATACGGCCGCCAGCAGCCTGAGCCAGAAGCGTTCAAGCAAGCAGCAACGGCGTTTTTTCAATCGGGTGGTAAAGGGTGCAATGTTACCGCACCATTTAAAGAGGATGCCTTTCAATTCGCAGGCCGTTTGACGGAGCGCGCAAAGCTTGCTGGCGCAGTGAATACACTTAAGAAGCTTGATGATGGTGAGATCATTGGTGACAACACCGACGGTGAAGGCTTGGTTCAAGATTTGCTGCAACATCAAGTTCAGCTTGAAGGCGCCTCTATATTAGTGATTGGCTCAGGCGGTGCAGCGCGTGGTGTGCTTAAGCCTCTGCTCGATCAAAAACCTGCCTCCATTACCATTACAAACCGTACTTTCGAAAAAGCACAACAGCTTGCTGAGCTATTTGAACCGTTTGGCTCGATAAGCGCGGTGCCTATGCAAGATGTCTCTCGTTCCTATGACGTGGTGATTAACTCATCCTCTACCAGCTTATATAAACAACTGCCAGAAATTAGTAGCGTCATCTTTGCTGATCATACGGTGAGCTACGACATGACTTATGGACAAGGTCTGACTACCTTCAATCAATGGGCGAAAGATTCGGGTGCAAGATTTGCCTACGACGGTTTAGGTATGTTGGTTGGACAAGCGGCGGAGAGCTTTATGCTGTGGCGCGGCCTTAGACCGGGTACCAAACAGATCTTGCGTGAATTACGAAAAAATTTAGAAGGCTAA
- the hemF gene encoding oxygen-dependent coproporphyrinogen oxidase: MQQVDKHQVKAFLLQLQDDICQKLEQQDGVATFQQDEWQRELGGGGRSRVMKDGHIFEQGGVNFSHVFGDKMPASATAHRPELAGRKFEAMGVSLVIHPKNPYIPTSHANVRFFIAEKEGEEPIWWFGGGFDLTPFYPFEEDCQHWHDTAKQICQPFGEEVYAEHKKWCDDYFFLPHRNETRGVGGLFFDDLNQWGFERSFAYMQAVGNGYTEAYLPIVEKRKAEQYGERERNFQLYRRGRYVEFNLVYDRGTLFGLQSGGRTESILMSMPPLARWEYSYQPEEGSAEATLYNDYLKPREW; encoded by the coding sequence GTGCAGCAAGTCGATAAACATCAAGTTAAAGCTTTTCTACTTCAGCTCCAAGACGATATCTGCCAAAAGCTCGAGCAGCAAGACGGCGTCGCGACTTTTCAGCAGGATGAGTGGCAGCGGGAGCTAGGCGGTGGCGGTCGCAGTCGAGTGATGAAAGACGGCCACATTTTTGAACAAGGCGGTGTAAACTTCTCCCACGTGTTTGGCGACAAAATGCCAGCGTCTGCGACTGCGCATCGACCAGAGCTTGCTGGACGTAAGTTTGAAGCCATGGGGGTGTCTTTGGTGATTCATCCTAAGAACCCATATATTCCCACATCCCATGCCAATGTACGTTTCTTTATAGCTGAGAAAGAGGGTGAAGAGCCAATTTGGTGGTTCGGGGGCGGTTTTGACCTTACGCCATTTTATCCTTTCGAAGAGGACTGCCAGCATTGGCATGATACGGCAAAGCAAATTTGTCAGCCTTTTGGTGAGGAGGTGTATGCGGAGCACAAAAAATGGTGTGACGATTATTTCTTCCTACCCCATCGTAATGAGACTCGTGGTGTTGGTGGTCTGTTCTTCGATGATTTGAACCAGTGGGGCTTTGAACGCTCGTTCGCCTACATGCAGGCGGTGGGTAACGGTTACACTGAGGCTTACTTGCCAATTGTGGAAAAACGTAAAGCTGAGCAGTATGGTGAGCGTGAGCGCAATTTCCAGCTGTATCGTCGCGGCCGATATGTTGAATTTAACCTAGTTTATGATCGTGGCACGCTATTTGGACTGCAAAGTGGGGGGCGTACGGAATCGATTTTGATGTCGATGCCTCCACTTGCGCGCTGGGAGTATAGCTACCAGCCAGAGGAAGGCAGTGCAGAGGCGACTTTGTATAACGACTACCTCAAACCTAGAGAGTGGTAA
- a CDS encoding L-threonylcarbamoyladenylate synthase yields the protein MDNFQTTVAALQSGEVIAYPTEGVFGVGCDPDDTQAIKTLLAVKERPVEKGLILIAANFEQLRPYIDEAQLTEQQLESVQQTWPGPYTWIMPASARVSSWLSGAFDTIAVRVTDHELVQKLCLAYGKPITSTSANLSGMPSCMTTEEVKQQLGNRLSAILEGETGGRNKPSEIRDARTLKVLRQG from the coding sequence GTGGATAATTTTCAAACCACAGTTGCAGCGCTTCAATCCGGTGAAGTTATTGCTTATCCAACGGAAGGGGTATTTGGTGTGGGTTGTGATCCAGACGATACTCAAGCAATTAAAACGCTTTTAGCCGTTAAAGAGCGCCCTGTTGAGAAAGGGCTTATCCTTATCGCGGCGAATTTTGAGCAGCTTCGCCCTTACATTGATGAAGCGCAACTGACAGAGCAGCAGCTAGAAAGTGTTCAGCAAACTTGGCCTGGGCCTTACACTTGGATCATGCCTGCCAGTGCCCGTGTCTCTTCTTGGTTGAGCGGCGCTTTTGACACCATCGCAGTGCGTGTTACTGACCATGAGTTGGTACAGAAATTGTGTTTGGCCTACGGCAAGCCAATTACGTCGACCAGTGCTAATCTCTCCGGCATGCCATCTTGCATGACGACTGAAGAAGTTAAGCAGCAACTAGGTAATCGCCTGTCTGCGATCCTCGAAGGTGAGACGGGGGGTAGAAATAAACCGAGTGAGATCCGTGATGCTCGCACCCTAAAAGTATTACGACAAGGCTAA
- the purE gene encoding 5-(carboxyamino)imidazole ribonucleotide mutase, translating to MKVGIIMGSKSDWPTMKLAAEMLDQFGVDYETKVVSAHRTPQLLADYATSAKERGISVIIAGAGGAAHLPGMAAAFTSVPVLGVPVQSRALKGMDSLLSIVQMPKGIAVGTLAIGEAGAANAGILAAQIIGVHDNAVMEKVEAFRSQQTETVLANPDPSED from the coding sequence ATGAAAGTCGGCATTATTATGGGTTCAAAATCAGATTGGCCAACCATGAAACTAGCAGCAGAAATGCTGGATCAGTTTGGTGTGGATTATGAAACCAAGGTTGTTTCTGCTCACCGCACACCGCAACTACTCGCTGACTACGCGACCTCTGCGAAAGAGCGCGGTATCTCAGTCATCATCGCCGGTGCTGGCGGCGCGGCGCACCTTCCAGGTATGGCAGCGGCATTCACCAGTGTTCCAGTTCTGGGTGTTCCAGTTCAAAGTCGTGCACTAAAAGGCATGGACTCATTACTGTCTATCGTGCAAATGCCAAAAGGCATCGCTGTTGGCACACTGGCTATCGGTGAAGCAGGCGCAGCAAACGCGGGTATCCTAGCCGCGCAGATCATTGGTGTTCATGACAACGCCGTAATGGAAAAAGTTGAAGCCTTCCGCAGCCAACAAACAGAAACCGTACTTGCTAACCCAGATCCTTCTGAGGACTAA
- a CDS encoding 5-(carboxyamino)imidazole ribonucleotide synthase, which translates to MKHVLVLGAGQLARMMSLAGAPLNIKISAFDVRSENIVHPLTLEVLGNGLEHAIAEADVITAEFEHIPLDVLAICEKSGKFLPSTEAIKAGGDRRIEKGLLDSAGVKNAKYSVINTREDFDAAIAHVGLPMVLKSALGGYDGKGQWRLKTLDDVDTIWAEMAECIAESESQAIVAEEFVPFQREVSLVGARNKQGEIAIYPLAENVHTDGVLTLSTAIDEPELQAQAAQMFTAVAESLDYVGVLALEFFDVHGQLLVNEIAPRVHNSGHWTQQGADTCQFENHLRAVCDMPLGSTQAIRATSMVNILGEDALPEAVHSLSGCHVHWYGKDKRAGRKMGHINVTANDKAALKAQLLALSELLDEAAFPALKPAAEAL; encoded by the coding sequence ATGAAACACGTACTGGTTCTTGGAGCAGGCCAACTGGCGCGCATGATGTCGCTAGCCGGTGCCCCTCTGAATATCAAAATCTCAGCATTTGATGTGCGCAGTGAGAATATCGTTCACCCACTGACACTTGAAGTGCTGGGTAACGGTCTAGAGCATGCCATTGCTGAAGCTGACGTTATCACGGCTGAGTTCGAACACATTCCACTCGATGTCCTCGCGATCTGTGAGAAGAGTGGCAAGTTCCTCCCGTCGACAGAAGCCATCAAAGCTGGTGGTGATCGCCGTATTGAAAAAGGCCTTCTCGACAGCGCAGGTGTGAAAAACGCCAAATATTCCGTTATCAATACACGCGAAGATTTTGATGCGGCTATTGCCCACGTCGGTCTGCCTATGGTGCTTAAGAGCGCATTGGGTGGCTATGACGGAAAAGGTCAGTGGCGTTTAAAAACGCTTGATGATGTCGACACAATTTGGGCAGAAATGGCCGAATGTATTGCAGAATCAGAAAGCCAAGCGATCGTTGCTGAGGAGTTTGTCCCTTTCCAACGCGAAGTATCACTGGTTGGCGCACGCAACAAGCAAGGTGAGATTGCTATCTACCCACTGGCTGAAAACGTACATACTGACGGCGTACTAACGCTATCAACAGCGATTGATGAACCAGAACTGCAAGCTCAAGCGGCGCAAATGTTTACCGCGGTGGCCGAGTCTTTGGACTATGTTGGCGTGCTTGCACTTGAGTTCTTCGATGTGCATGGTCAGTTACTAGTGAATGAGATTGCACCTCGCGTGCACAACTCTGGACACTGGACGCAACAAGGTGCGGATACTTGTCAGTTTGAAAACCATCTACGTGCGGTATGCGACATGCCTCTTGGCTCGACACAAGCCATTCGTGCCACGTCTATGGTGAACATTTTAGGCGAAGATGCATTGCCAGAAGCGGTACACAGCCTGTCTGGCTGCCACGTTCACTGGTATGGTAAAGACAAACGTGCTGGCCGTAAGATGGGTCACATCAATGTCACGGCCAATGACAAAGCGGCACTTAAGGCGCAGCTACTTGCCTTGTCAGAGTTACTCGATGAAGCGGCTTTTCCTGCGCTGAAACCAGCCGCTGAAGCCCTTTAA
- a CDS encoding IS1182 family transposase, giving the protein MLQEPSPQQYELEMVTMEQLVPQNHLVRKIDNAIDFEFIRDEVAHLYCKDNGRPPVDPVRLFKIILLGYLFGIKSERQLVKEIEVNVAYRWFLRMSLTEKVIHASTLSQNRIRRFNGTDVFERIFNNIVLQAMEKDLVAGQELFTDSTHLKANANKNKHMNRLRPVSAGAYLDMLNEDVAADRESEGKNPFKETPPKTDVKNTKVSTTDPESGFMTRDNKPQGFFYLDHRTVDGKHGIIVDTYATPGNVNDSQPYIRRLDHTLEQFNLNPIAVGIDAGYFTAPVAESLERRSILGVFGYRRPSRTKNKFKKKDFKYQKETDTYRCPEGQELIYKTTTRAGYRSYASDPKQCAFCPVRDDCTKSENMQKVITRHLYSETVERANQMRLSSYGKKTYRRRSETVERSFADAKQHHGHRYARYRGLAKVQMQCWLAAAAQNIKKIALVVSYLRKMGLNKAEISQILVSVCRFKPYSLQNAI; this is encoded by the coding sequence ATGCTTCAAGAACCTTCTCCTCAGCAATACGAACTCGAAATGGTCACGATGGAACAGCTTGTTCCACAAAATCATCTCGTTCGTAAAATTGATAATGCCATCGACTTCGAATTCATCCGAGACGAAGTGGCACATCTATATTGCAAAGATAACGGCCGCCCGCCCGTAGACCCTGTTCGCTTATTCAAAATCATTTTGCTTGGCTACCTATTCGGCATCAAAAGTGAGCGCCAACTGGTCAAAGAAATTGAAGTGAACGTCGCTTATCGTTGGTTCTTACGAATGTCACTGACCGAAAAAGTTATCCATGCTTCGACGTTAAGCCAGAACCGAATTCGACGCTTCAATGGTACTGACGTCTTTGAGCGCATCTTCAACAACATAGTGCTTCAAGCGATGGAGAAAGACTTAGTCGCAGGACAGGAGCTCTTCACTGACAGTACACACCTTAAAGCCAATGCTAACAAGAACAAGCACATGAATCGTCTGCGTCCAGTTAGTGCAGGCGCTTATCTTGATATGCTGAATGAAGATGTGGCTGCAGACCGAGAATCTGAAGGTAAAAATCCATTCAAAGAGACGCCACCAAAGACAGACGTCAAAAACACTAAAGTCAGCACCACCGACCCTGAAAGTGGCTTTATGACACGAGACAATAAGCCTCAAGGCTTCTTCTATCTTGACCACCGAACCGTGGATGGTAAGCACGGTATCATCGTAGACACATACGCAACACCGGGGAATGTGAATGACTCACAGCCCTATATCCGTCGTCTCGATCACACACTAGAGCAGTTCAACCTCAATCCTATCGCAGTTGGTATCGATGCAGGTTACTTCACTGCGCCTGTTGCTGAATCACTCGAGCGCCGCAGTATATTAGGTGTGTTCGGGTATCGCCGCCCATCAAGAACTAAGAACAAATTTAAGAAGAAAGACTTCAAATACCAAAAAGAGACCGATACCTATCGCTGTCCAGAAGGGCAAGAACTTATCTATAAAACCACAACACGCGCAGGCTATCGCTCATACGCTTCAGACCCGAAACAATGTGCGTTTTGCCCCGTTCGGGACGACTGTACTAAGAGTGAAAATATGCAGAAGGTCATAACGCGTCACCTTTATAGTGAGACGGTGGAGCGAGCCAATCAAATGCGACTCTCTAGCTACGGAAAGAAGACGTATCGGAGGCGAAGTGAAACAGTAGAACGAAGCTTCGCCGATGCAAAACAACACCATGGCCACCGTTACGCGCGCTACCGCGGTCTCGCAAAAGTGCAAATGCAATGTTGGTTAGCCGCTGCCGCTCAAAACATCAAGAAGATAGCGTTGGTGGTGAGCTATCTGCGAAAAATGGGCCTAAATAAGGCAGAAATAAGTCAAATACTAGTCTCTGTATGCCGATTTAAGCCTTACTCACTTCAGAACGCTATCTAA
- a CDS encoding DNA topoisomerase family protein: MSGKIDNQLFSAHEHALDHEPCPQCQSGKLLLKNGKHGPFLGCDQYPSCDYIKPLHQNDGHVVKELGVPCPDCGSELLLRQGRFGMFIGCSNYPECHFIQSPNKQEEPEQTEQASVSCPECAKGTLKERKSRFGKTFYACDQYPKCKFAVNHPPVEGHCQFCGFELLVEKKRASGTVQECASRRCHKVQDTE, encoded by the coding sequence ATGAGTGGTAAAATCGACAATCAACTTTTCTCGGCTCATGAACACGCCTTAGATCATGAGCCTTGTCCCCAATGCCAGTCCGGTAAGCTGCTTCTCAAAAATGGTAAACATGGTCCTTTTCTAGGGTGTGACCAATATCCGAGCTGTGACTATATTAAACCATTGCATCAAAACGATGGTCATGTCGTCAAAGAGTTAGGCGTACCCTGTCCGGATTGCGGTTCTGAGTTGCTGTTGCGCCAAGGACGCTTTGGTATGTTCATTGGGTGCAGCAACTACCCTGAATGTCACTTCATTCAATCACCCAATAAGCAAGAAGAGCCTGAGCAGACCGAACAAGCATCGGTTTCTTGTCCTGAGTGTGCTAAAGGGACACTCAAAGAGAGAAAGTCTCGGTTCGGCAAAACCTTCTATGCATGCGACCAGTATCCAAAGTGTAAGTTTGCGGTCAATCACCCGCCTGTAGAGGGTCACTGTCAATTCTGCGGATTTGAGTTGCTGGTGGAAAAAAAGCGAGCGTCTGGAACCGTGCAAGAGTGTGCATCACGGCGATGTCATAAAGTGCAAGATACTGAATAA
- a CDS encoding DUF494 family protein has protein sequence MMMDILMYLFETYVHSDADLQVDQDELEDELLRAGFKQKDIYKALEWLEDLAELQNTDEHSAIAMSAATSTRIYTQQEMTRMDVKSRGLLMFLEQIGVLTTETREMVIDRVMGLETNDFELDDLKWIILMVLFNVPGNENAYTLMEELIYTAERGVVH, from the coding sequence ATGATGATGGACATACTGATGTACCTGTTCGAAACCTACGTGCATAGCGATGCAGATCTGCAGGTAGACCAAGACGAACTTGAGGATGAGCTACTAAGAGCTGGTTTTAAGCAAAAAGATATCTACAAGGCGCTAGAGTGGCTTGAGGATCTTGCTGAGCTGCAAAACACCGATGAGCATTCTGCGATTGCGATGAGTGCCGCGACCTCTACGCGAATCTATACCCAGCAAGAAATGACGCGTATGGATGTTAAAAGCCGTGGCCTACTGATGTTCTTGGAGCAGATTGGCGTCTTGACCACCGAAACTCGCGAGATGGTCATTGACCGAGTTATGGGGCTGGAAACTAACGACTTTGAACTCGATGACCTGAAATGGATCATTTTAATGGTCTTGTTCAATGTTCCTGGCAACGAAAACGCGTACACTCTCATGGAAGAGCTTATCTACACCGCTGAAAGAGGTGTGGTGCATTAA
- the dprA gene encoding DNA-processing protein DprA codes for MDESKASAWLRLSLCPGIGPVTFYKLLAVDDPRNIVESDEQTLSAIGLKPNQVSFIRKQSIEIAERALAWRENANNHILLQQDHEYPTLLRESKGCPPVLFVQGDAALLSEPQIAMVGSRNASAGGLETARSFAAEFVNFGYCVTSGLALGIDGHAHQGALEANGKTIAVLGSGLDSIYPARHKSLAQRIAQQGALVSEHLPWIKPRAEHFPRRNRIVSGLSLGVVVVEAAEKSGSLITARYAAEQGREVFAVPGSIRHAYHQGCHSLIRTGACLVQSVEDVLCEIESLSNWSKKVQPTLFDQVIDKEELPYADLLANVGIEATPVDILSQKTHIPVQEVMQQLLELELLGHVVAVNGGYILKGRG; via the coding sequence ATGGATGAGAGTAAAGCATCGGCATGGCTGCGCCTTTCTTTGTGCCCCGGCATTGGCCCAGTTACCTTCTATAAGCTGCTCGCTGTGGATGATCCGCGCAATATTGTCGAGTCGGATGAGCAGACATTATCGGCCATTGGACTGAAGCCTAATCAGGTTAGTTTTATTCGCAAGCAATCTATTGAGATCGCAGAGCGAGCCTTGGCTTGGCGAGAGAATGCGAATAATCATATCCTTCTTCAACAAGACCATGAGTATCCAACGTTACTGCGAGAGTCCAAAGGTTGTCCGCCAGTACTTTTTGTACAAGGTGACGCGGCGCTATTGTCAGAGCCGCAAATTGCCATGGTTGGCAGCCGAAACGCCAGTGCTGGTGGTTTAGAAACAGCGCGTAGCTTTGCTGCGGAGTTCGTTAACTTTGGCTACTGCGTAACAAGTGGATTGGCGCTGGGTATCGACGGTCATGCCCACCAAGGAGCGCTAGAGGCAAATGGCAAGACTATCGCCGTGTTGGGATCTGGGCTGGATTCCATTTATCCTGCTCGGCACAAGTCGCTTGCGCAGCGCATCGCTCAGCAAGGTGCACTGGTCAGTGAACATCTACCTTGGATAAAACCGAGAGCGGAGCACTTTCCAAGACGAAACCGAATTGTCAGTGGTCTGTCGCTGGGCGTTGTGGTGGTGGAAGCCGCGGAGAAGAGTGGCTCGTTAATTACAGCAAGGTATGCGGCAGAGCAGGGGCGTGAGGTGTTTGCTGTGCCTGGGTCTATTCGCCATGCCTATCATCAGGGGTGTCATTCATTAATACGAACTGGTGCTTGCCTCGTACAAAGTGTTGAAGATGTATTGTGTGAAATAGAATCTCTGTCAAACTGGTCTAAAAAAGTACAACCGACATTGTTTGACCAAGTTATTGATAAAGAAGAATTGCCATATGCAGATCTGTTGGCTAACGTAGGAATAGAGGCAACGCCGGTTGATATTTTGTCTCAAAAGACCCATATTCCTGTTCAAGAGGTCATGCAACAGCTTTTAGAGCTCGAATTACTGGGTCATGTTGTTGCGGTTAACGGTGGTTATATTCTTAAGGGGAGAGGCTAG
- a CDS encoding LysM peptidoglycan-binding domain-containing protein: MKQGNVLVLRVYIVVLTLALSFFSFADNPLTIKETVPAVYQVKQGDTLWGISSLYLHSPWRWPELWSQNRHIGDPDLIYPGDKLMLTWVDGQPRLVRKATKKLSPTIQVTTKTPIAAINALTQARYTQREGLVLESDLASLPKVIGSSDGLNYVTAEDDVYIDYQGGETEWAIYRASQRFAAPQSEYSMQQVRMVAIARSQSQVSDVTTLKIERFIHEIKQGDVAIPLSAIQTPEQINHFQPHAGPAIDDLSIAGMMDAVNYAVRGQAVVLNRGYVSQVEQGSSYSLVRPTHGVQFSKGERGLVELSEEETSLRMPTVEVGQLVVIRSYPFFSIAVIIEASEPITQHMLVISPSLRPNS, encoded by the coding sequence ATGAAGCAGGGAAATGTGCTGGTATTGAGGGTTTACATTGTTGTTCTCACACTCGCCCTGAGCTTTTTCTCTTTTGCTGATAACCCGCTTACGATTAAAGAGACGGTCCCTGCTGTTTATCAGGTAAAGCAGGGCGATACGCTGTGGGGAATTTCGAGTCTCTATTTACACTCGCCATGGCGCTGGCCTGAGCTTTGGAGTCAGAACCGGCACATTGGTGACCCCGACCTTATTTATCCCGGTGACAAACTGATGCTGACATGGGTTGATGGTCAGCCAAGGTTGGTGCGTAAGGCGACCAAGAAGCTGTCGCCGACGATTCAAGTCACCACGAAAACGCCCATCGCCGCCATTAACGCCCTGACCCAAGCTCGTTACACTCAAAGGGAAGGGTTAGTGCTAGAGAGCGATTTGGCGAGCCTTCCTAAAGTGATTGGCTCAAGTGATGGTCTTAACTACGTGACCGCTGAAGATGATGTCTACATTGACTATCAAGGTGGCGAAACCGAGTGGGCTATCTATCGTGCTAGCCAGCGCTTTGCTGCACCGCAGTCAGAATACAGTATGCAGCAAGTAAGAATGGTGGCGATTGCGCGCAGCCAGTCTCAAGTGAGTGACGTTACCACCCTTAAGATTGAAAGGTTCATTCATGAAATTAAGCAAGGCGACGTTGCAATCCCTCTCTCGGCGATACAAACCCCAGAACAGATTAACCACTTTCAGCCTCATGCCGGCCCGGCTATTGACGATCTAAGTATTGCGGGAATGATGGATGCGGTGAACTATGCAGTGAGAGGACAGGCGGTGGTGCTCAATCGTGGTTACGTGTCTCAGGTCGAGCAAGGCAGTAGCTACTCGTTAGTGAGACCAACGCATGGCGTTCAATTTTCTAAGGGAGAACGAGGCCTGGTGGAGTTGAGTGAAGAAGAGACGTCGCTGAGGATGCCGACGGTTGAAGTCGGGCAACTGGTGGTGATCCGCAGCTATCCTTTTTTTAGTATTGCTGTGATCATCGAGGCGAGCGAGCCGATTACTCAGCACATGCTTGTCATTTCGCCTTCCCTGCGCCCCAACAGCTGA
- the def gene encoding peptide deformylase, which translates to MSVLQVLTFPDDRLRTVAKPVEAVTPEIQTIVDDMIETMYDEEGIGLAATQVDVHQRIVVIDISDTRDEPMVLINPEITEKRGEDGIEEGCLSVPGARALVPRAAEVTVKALNRDGEEFTFDADDLLAICVQHELDHLEGKLFVDYLSPLKRKRIKDKLEKIKRFNAKQ; encoded by the coding sequence ATGTCTGTATTACAAGTATTAACTTTCCCGGATGATCGCCTAAGAACGGTAGCAAAGCCCGTTGAAGCGGTAACGCCGGAAATCCAAACAATCGTCGACGACATGATTGAAACCATGTATGACGAAGAAGGTATCGGTCTGGCAGCAACCCAAGTTGACGTTCATCAGCGAATTGTTGTGATTGATATTTCAGATACTCGCGACGAGCCAATGGTACTGATCAACCCAGAAATCACTGAAAAACGTGGCGAAGACGGTATCGAAGAAGGCTGTCTATCAGTACCAGGCGCTCGCGCACTGGTGCCTCGTGCTGCAGAAGTCACTGTGAAAGCACTAAACCGCGACGGTGAAGAGTTCACTTTCGATGCGGATGATCTATTGGCTATCTGTGTTCAACATGAGCTTGACCACCTAGAGGGTAAACTGTTTGTTGATTACCTTTCCCCTCTAAAGCGCAAGCGCATTAAAGACAAGCTTGAGAAAATTAAGCGCTTTAACGCTAAGCAGTAG